One genomic segment of bacterium includes these proteins:
- the hflX gene encoding GTPase HflX has protein sequence MIERSERPASRAFLMGLALPAQPGFVVEENLDELAELARSTGMEVVGRSLQSRRAPDARTLVGRGKVSEIARAADELGADVVIFDDDLSPNQVKNLEETIKCAVIDRSALILDLFVRQARTREARTQVELAQLEYQLPRLTRRWTHLSRQAGGIGVRGGEGETQLEADRRMLRTRIKQLKKELFKIERTRELHRRGRRGVPIVAFVGYTNAGKSTLFNRFTRAGVRAEDRLFATLDSRLRKGSLGGPATAVFVDTVGFIRKLPHHLVASFRSTLEEINQADLVLHVVDRSHPRWRDQMDVGDEVLEELGVDMSRVLPVFNKIDLCDGGFGTANEALAVSAATGEGIEKLKAVLLERIESNGAGANGSGALAADHQDL, from the coding sequence TTGATAGAGCGATCCGAACGGCCCGCGTCGCGTGCCTTCCTCATGGGGCTCGCGCTACCGGCGCAGCCCGGCTTCGTCGTCGAGGAGAATCTCGACGAGCTGGCCGAGCTTGCCCGGAGCACGGGCATGGAAGTGGTGGGAAGAAGCCTGCAGAGCCGGCGCGCGCCCGACGCGAGAACTCTGGTCGGACGCGGCAAAGTCAGCGAGATCGCGCGCGCGGCCGACGAGCTCGGCGCGGACGTGGTGATCTTCGACGACGATCTCTCGCCGAATCAGGTCAAGAACCTGGAAGAGACCATCAAGTGCGCGGTGATCGATCGCAGTGCCTTGATCCTGGACCTTTTCGTCCGTCAGGCGCGCACTCGCGAAGCCCGTACCCAGGTCGAGCTGGCGCAGCTCGAGTACCAGTTACCGCGACTGACGCGCCGCTGGACCCACTTGTCTCGCCAGGCCGGCGGTATAGGAGTTCGAGGTGGTGAGGGCGAGACCCAGCTCGAGGCCGACCGGCGCATGCTGCGCACGCGTATCAAGCAGTTGAAGAAGGAGCTGTTCAAGATCGAGCGAACGCGCGAGCTCCATCGACGCGGGCGGCGGGGAGTGCCGATCGTCGCTTTCGTCGGCTACACCAATGCCGGCAAGTCGACCCTCTTCAATCGCTTTACCCGCGCCGGCGTTCGGGCCGAAGACCGTCTGTTCGCCACTCTCGACTCGAGGCTTCGCAAGGGCTCTCTCGGAGGCCCGGCGACGGCCGTCTTCGTCGATACCGTCGGCTTCATTCGCAAGTTGCCGCATCACCTGGTGGCGTCATTTCGCAGCACACTCGAGGAGATCAATCAGGCGGATCTGGTTCTTCATGTCGTTGACCGAAGCCACCCGAGATGGCGCGATCAGATGGACGTGGGCGACGAAGTCCTCGAGGAGCTCGGGGTCGACATGAGCCGCGTCCTGCCGGTCTTCAACAAGATCGACCTGTGCGACGGCGGTTTCGGTACCGCCAACGAGGCGCTGGCGGTCTCCGCCGCGACCGGCGAGGGCATCGAAAAGCTCAAGGCCGTTCTGCTCGAGCGGATCGAGAGCAACGGCGCGGGCGCGAATGGCAGCGGCGCTCTGGCGGCTGACCACCAAGACCTGTAG
- a CDS encoding MMPL family transporter, with amino-acid sequence MRLGRRFTQASIACPWRALLIGATITAAAAPGLFQLELRTDGRTLVPVGAPEIETDREVRRAFDIRDPIAVVLQTDHPQGVFNTDTLRRVGALTEALSELDGVRPFDIASLATELGFRHRAGTLKLRRLLEPLPETATALNELRSDISRIQIYDGILVSSDSKSTAVLLGTPPEANRAELVSKIRRLAAATGAAPETGETVAVLGAPVAEALLGHHILADLGVPEGLLGARAWGDTRGSDAAVTRSFRPGMVPVAVAVMGLVFLLAFRRAVAALLPLIEIGICLVFLFGLMGWLGVPVYLTTSVLPVILAAVGAADEIHIFRRYLDLDPGSTRTDAAHRDLVGVALDEMAPPVINTSITTAVAFLAFAASPLAPVRAFGVFTAIGVLVCMIFSLTVIPALLVLLGPARLARTGRTKASVDPVAPAISAFERLAGFAVRRRLAVFAIAGVILVVTADGVRRLEVQDSWIDGFAADGGFARATRSFDREFLGSHLLRIGVEAEATEVEGKIPSEALDAFDVRLPISHDHPERLEGCWLGLFELPGEAGARANRRGELREWTTWIDRAVEANGQLRLTMPRTGGSARFWPRPAEGDEIGFELSCKPLVVPATLRRIAALESYVSGMSGVGGVLGPARYLETVGFMLRPEAEDSRRLPGTPRDALNRWRNYGAIRGSERLGQLVDTGFSQGLVTVYLEDANYRDTERILREVRSYEQEYLRPHGLRLSFAGDTVVSQALIGAVVTTQVRSLLLSLVGILIVAALLGRSLRHGLYCVVPPAFAVAVNFAVMGWLDIPLGVATSMFAGMTLGVGVDFAIHLLARHRRVASRTGANQGAIATALSVTGPAILIDALAVGLGFGVLVLSRVPANGRLGGLLMASVLGCFVATVFLVPALLTRRAVPAS; translated from the coding sequence ATGCGATTAGGCCGCCGCTTCACCCAGGCTTCGATCGCGTGCCCCTGGCGCGCGCTCCTGATAGGGGCGACGATCACTGCCGCCGCGGCTCCGGGTCTTTTCCAGCTCGAGCTCCGAACCGACGGCCGAACCCTGGTTCCCGTCGGAGCGCCCGAGATAGAGACCGATCGGGAAGTGCGGCGGGCCTTCGACATCCGGGATCCGATCGCGGTGGTCCTCCAGACAGATCATCCGCAAGGGGTGTTCAATACCGACACTCTGCGCCGGGTCGGCGCGCTGACCGAGGCCCTGTCGGAGCTCGATGGTGTACGACCTTTCGACATAGCGAGCCTTGCGACCGAGCTGGGGTTCCGCCATCGGGCCGGGACACTAAAGCTGCGGCGCCTTCTCGAGCCCCTGCCCGAGACGGCCACGGCGCTGAACGAGCTGCGCTCGGATATTTCGCGGATCCAGATTTACGACGGAATCCTGGTGTCGAGCGACAGCAAGAGCACGGCCGTCCTTTTGGGTACGCCGCCCGAGGCGAATCGCGCGGAGCTCGTGAGCAAGATTCGCCGGCTCGCGGCGGCGACAGGGGCCGCACCGGAAACCGGCGAGACCGTTGCGGTACTAGGCGCTCCGGTGGCCGAAGCGCTGCTGGGACACCATATCCTGGCGGATTTGGGCGTACCCGAGGGGCTCCTTGGAGCGAGAGCTTGGGGCGATACGCGGGGCTCCGACGCGGCAGTCACGCGATCCTTCCGGCCGGGCATGGTGCCGGTGGCGGTGGCGGTCATGGGTCTGGTCTTTCTCCTCGCCTTCCGTCGCGCGGTGGCGGCCCTCCTGCCACTGATCGAGATTGGAATCTGTCTGGTGTTTCTCTTCGGACTGATGGGCTGGCTCGGTGTGCCCGTCTACCTCACCACCTCTGTGTTACCGGTGATCCTGGCAGCGGTGGGCGCGGCCGACGAGATCCATATCTTCCGCCGGTACCTTGATCTAGATCCCGGCTCGACCCGAACGGACGCTGCTCACCGAGACTTGGTCGGTGTGGCCTTAGACGAAATGGCACCGCCGGTGATCAACACATCGATCACCACCGCGGTCGCTTTTCTCGCCTTTGCCGCTTCGCCGCTAGCACCGGTGCGGGCCTTCGGCGTGTTCACAGCCATTGGCGTCCTGGTCTGCATGATTTTTTCGCTGACCGTCATTCCGGCTCTACTGGTTCTACTCGGGCCGGCCCGTCTGGCACGCACCGGAAGAACGAAGGCGTCGGTAGATCCGGTGGCTCCGGCAATCAGCGCTTTCGAGCGTCTGGCTGGCTTCGCCGTGAGGCGACGACTCGCCGTCTTTGCCATAGCGGGCGTGATCTTGGTGGTCACGGCGGACGGCGTGCGCCGGCTCGAAGTGCAGGACAGCTGGATCGACGGATTTGCAGCCGACGGTGGTTTCGCTCGCGCCACTCGGTCCTTCGATCGAGAGTTCTTGGGCTCGCACCTGCTTCGGATCGGGGTCGAAGCGGAGGCGACGGAGGTCGAAGGGAAGATCCCGTCGGAAGCGCTGGACGCGTTCGACGTCCGACTCCCGATCAGCCACGACCACCCCGAAAGGCTGGAGGGTTGCTGGCTCGGTCTTTTCGAGCTGCCAGGCGAGGCGGGAGCCAGGGCGAACCGCCGCGGCGAGTTACGAGAGTGGACCACTTGGATCGATCGCGCCGTGGAGGCTAACGGCCAGCTCAGGCTCACCATGCCACGGACCGGCGGCTCAGCGAGATTTTGGCCGCGCCCCGCGGAAGGTGACGAGATCGGCTTCGAACTCTCCTGCAAGCCGCTTGTGGTGCCTGCCACGCTGAGACGAATCGCGGCTCTGGAGAGCTATGTCTCCGGCATGAGCGGAGTGGGGGGGGTCCTGGGACCGGCGCGCTATCTCGAGACGGTCGGTTTCATGTTGCGACCCGAGGCCGAGGACTCGCGTCGCCTGCCCGGGACTCCTCGGGACGCGCTCAATAGGTGGCGTAACTATGGTGCCATCAGAGGGAGCGAGCGCCTCGGCCAACTGGTCGATACCGGATTCAGCCAGGGATTGGTGACCGTCTATCTCGAGGACGCCAACTACCGCGACACCGAGCGGATTCTACGAGAGGTTCGTAGCTACGAGCAGGAATACCTGAGACCGCATGGCCTTCGGCTCTCCTTCGCCGGTGACACGGTGGTCAGCCAGGCCCTCATCGGAGCGGTCGTCACCACCCAGGTCCGTTCACTGCTGCTTTCCCTGGTGGGAATTCTCATCGTTGCGGCTCTTCTGGGCCGCTCGCTCCGCCATGGACTCTATTGCGTTGTGCCGCCCGCCTTCGCGGTCGCCGTCAATTTTGCAGTGATGGGCTGGCTCGATATCCCCCTTGGGGTCGCGACCTCGATGTTCGCTGGTATGACGCTGGGGGTCGGCGTCGATTTCGCCATCCACCTGCTGGCTCGACACCGGCGGGTCGCCAGCCGGACCGGTGCCAACCAGGGCGCCATCGCCACCGCCCTCTCGGTCACGGGACCCGCGATTCTCATCGACGCTCTGGCGGTCGGGTTGGGCTTCGGCGTTCTCGTATTGTCGCGGGTTCCCGCCAACGGCCGTCTCGGCGGCCTGCTGATGGCGAGCGTCCTGG
- a CDS encoding prolipoprotein diacylglyceryl transferase translates to MTSRNSGGPHRNRRSLLRMVPTDLAWAALFLVVFSVLVARNYFLDHPSAGGLQMGKLRLTPFGSLIALDLLFGFYLVKRWCTRFDLDWSTLSGGLPWIAGLGYFISHLVSIAAYFPQDLTNPIALLDFRSGISSFGGFFGGAAVAIVFLKWRRLDVWRYSDALVYGFVGGYIFGRLGCFAMHDHPGVKTDFFLAVDIKGVARHDLGLYEMFLMIALFTLLHLSAREGRPSPGTAVAVTVLVYAPVRFLFDFLRIDDVLYYGLTPGQWFSLPLFAIGIWAFAVSRAGARSQA, encoded by the coding sequence ATGACGAGCAGAAATTCCGGCGGCCCACACCGCAACCGACGAAGCCTGCTCAGGATGGTGCCCACCGACCTGGCCTGGGCGGCACTCTTCCTGGTCGTCTTCTCAGTACTCGTCGCACGCAACTACTTCCTGGACCACCCGAGCGCAGGCGGCCTGCAGATGGGCAAGCTCCGGCTGACGCCGTTCGGATCCCTGATAGCTCTCGACCTGCTCTTCGGTTTCTACCTGGTGAAGCGCTGGTGCACCCGCTTCGACCTGGATTGGTCGACCCTTTCGGGCGGATTGCCCTGGATCGCCGGTCTCGGTTACTTCATCTCCCACCTGGTGTCGATCGCAGCCTACTTTCCGCAGGACCTCACCAACCCGATCGCCCTGCTCGACTTTCGTAGCGGCATCTCCTCGTTTGGTGGTTTCTTCGGCGGCGCCGCTGTAGCGATCGTTTTCCTGAAGTGGCGCCGGCTCGACGTTTGGCGTTATTCCGACGCGCTGGTCTACGGCTTCGTCGGCGGATACATCTTCGGCCGTCTGGGGTGTTTTGCCATGCACGACCACCCCGGCGTGAAGACGGACTTCTTCCTCGCCGTCGACATCAAAGGGGTAGCGAGGCACGATCTCGGGCTGTACGAGATGTTCTTGATGATCGCACTCTTCACCCTCCTACATCTCTCGGCCCGTGAAGGCAGGCCCTCCCCGGGAACCGCGGTGGCCGTCACCGTGTTGGTCTACGCGCCGGTGAGATTCCTCTTCGACTTCCTGCGCATCGACGACGTTCTCTATTACGGTTTGACGCCGGGCCAGTGGTTCAGTCTTCCACTCTTCGCCATCGGGATATGGGCTTTCGCGGTCTCTCGCGCCGGCGCGAGATCGCAAGCCTGA